A single region of the Triticum dicoccoides isolate Atlit2015 ecotype Zavitan chromosome 2B, WEW_v2.0, whole genome shotgun sequence genome encodes:
- the LOC119365841 gene encoding mediator of RNA polymerase II transcription subunit 15a-like isoform X1 has protein sequence MASTGGDGGRHWLDDEAPDLRSRIRQTLTSKLARYYQPRYAPDSQEAQRFVANFEEVAFRGTNSKEDYMRNISSKLLIMEKKTSGLLERRMQSRSQSRLANTAQALQGGNPSVRPEAGMMATPGPTSQPMTPQTSGLVPNQHMVYPRNTNLQTEVEQKHPGVMTILDQRPKFQPKGITTVGPGVSLWQMQSGANQSQSQHASRQAQTTNFVGCSPPSVSKTAGGPNSLQNHLLGQNGSSVGKQQPQLTRMNQQSSRADQQETDMQKYQMLGAQQTNISKMQPSQLGGCNNQKDTRQTNLLRSPVEASEHEPMAPPLQQIAGAQQSTLLCQSSQNTAMMGSAREYDLIEGMFSQIKSWKDAYFSQFVELERRVVIPTLTEEQFLSLPAAKANEYKRKAYAKRSIRKILNFLLLEKSDVNEGLKLDFPKYKEDVQKLVAYIERGKAHNAEMNTGHQLRNCREQPQVINLTGNASSISGGKSRQQKQPADTSILQSRQTNMARTPPPHEQSNGNHLLGIASPFSSPGSLPSCSSSLLESLTPSPVANPVIAPASRCDPLIPMDVDSISAFLLHGNSAAPAPKANGSNQVTPTKPTLPASPRQADIAAGQAEVQAGGGDRTPVTEKPIDRLMAAIRSSSPAALRSSANSIWSVLSISDTVPHGQIGTILDDTSSQQQWGGPNTARRMKRVFNHTAAHSESLPLGSMDGSCMTFECDASDSGSSSEQNIKRAKTQNANDALLKEIKSINDTLIDTVVSISMDGIAPYDGGTTIKLSYSAVSLSPTVKSLIATSGMSLVLPVKLFVPADYPSSSPVPISDGGDEVPRRNSSAISASVDVAFRHALRGLLEPWSIEAVARAWDACVRKAVTQFAHRLGGGTVNSIFGGWERCAAA, from the exons ATGGCCTCCACCGGCGGAGACGGAGGCCGCCACTggctcgacgacgaggcgcccgaccTCCGCTCCCGCATCCGCCAAACCCT AACGAGCAAATTGGCCCGATATTATCAGCCTAGGTATGCCCCTGATTCCCAGGAGGCCCAGAGATTTGTTGCCAACTTCGAGGAGGTGGCATTCAGGGGGACCAACAGTAAG GAAGACTACATGAGAAACATATCAAGCAAGTTGCTCATTATGGAGAAAAAAACAAGTGGACTTCTAGAACGACGAATGCAGTCACGTAGTCAATCGCGACTTGCTAATACAGCTCAGGCTTTACAGGGAGGCAATCCTTCTGTAAGGCCAGAGGCAGGGATGATGGCTACTCCAGGGCCAACTTCTCAGCCTATGACGCCTCAAACTTCAGGCCTAGTGCCCAACCAGCACATGGTTTACCCTCGCAACACAAACTTGCAGACTGAGGTTGAGCAAAAGCACCCTGGCGTCATGACAATTCTGGATCAGCGTCCAAAGTTTCAACCCAAAGGGATCACTACAGTAGGGCCAGGTGTCAGTCTGTGGCAGATGCAATCAGGAGCCAATCAGAGTCAGAGCCAACATGCGTCCAGGCAAGCACAGACTACAAACTTTGTAGGTTGCAGCCCACCCAGTGTGTCAAAGACAGCTGGGGGACCAAATTCTCTGCAAAATCACCTACTTGGCCAAAATGGTAGTTCCGTTGGAAAGCAGCAGCCACAGCTGACAAGGATGAATCAGCAAAGTTCAAGAGCCGACCAACAAGAGACGGACATGCAAAAGTACCAAATGCTTGGAGCACAACAAACTAATATCTCCAAGATGCAGCCCAGTCAGCTTGGAGGATGTAATAATCAGAAGGATACTAGGCAGACAAATCTGTTACGGTCACCGGTCGAGGCATCTGAACATGAGCCTATGGCTCCACCTCTACAACAGATTGCCGGTGCTCAACAAAGCACTTTGCTTTGTCAGAGCTCCCAGAATACTG CTATGATGGGCAGTGCTAGAGAATACGATCTAATTGAGGGGATGTTTTCGCAG ATCAAGTCTTGGAAGGATGCTTATTTTTCGCAGTTTGTGGAACTGGAACGTCGAGTTGTTATTCCAACACTAACAGAG GAACAATTCTTGTCACTACCTGCAGCAAAAGCTAATGAATACAAACGTAAAGCATATGCCAAGAGATCAATCAGAAAGATACTGAATTTCTTGCTGTTGGAGAAAAGTGATGTAAATGAGGGTTTGAAGTTGGACTTCCCCAAGTACAAAGAAGACGTACAGAAATTGGTGGCTTATATTGAGCGGGGTAAAGCTCACAATGCAGAGATGAATACAGGACATCAGTTGCGGAACTGTCGTGAGCAGCCTCAAGTAATTAATCTTACTGGCAATGCATCCTCAATCAGTGGTGGTAAAAG TAGACAGCAAAAGCAACCTGCAGACACAAGCATTTTGCAGTCAAGGCAAACAAATATGGCTAGAACACCACCACCTCATGAACAGAGCAATGGCAACCACTTGCTAGGAATAGCAAGTCCTTTCTCTTCACCAGGATCATTGCCGTCTTGTTCTTCCAGTCTGCTTGAGTCCTTGACCCCCTCACCAGTTGCAAATCCAGTGATAGCACCAGCATCACGTTGTGATCCGCTGATCCCAATGGACGTTGACAGCATATCTGCCTTCTTGTTGCACGGCAATTCAGCAGCACCAGCACCAAAAGCAAACGGTTCTAACCAAGTCACTCCTACTAAACCGACATTACCAGCCTCACCACGTCAGGCAGACATAGCAGCTGGTCAAGCAGAGGTTCAGGCGGGAGGTGGAGACAGAACACCAGTGACTGAAAAGCCCATCGACCGCCTAATGGCTGCG ATACGATCTTCATCACCGGCAGCTCTACGCAGCTCAGCTAATTCAATTTGGTCTGTCCTCAGCATCAGCGACACTGTACCACATGGGCAAATTGGCACAATTTTGGATGACACATCCTCTCAGCAGCAGTGGGGTGGACCTAATACTGCGAGAAGAATGAAGCGAGTTTTCAATCATACAGCAGCACACTCTGAATCGCTACCTCTGGGAAGCATGGATGGCAGTTGCATGACATTTGAGTGTGACGCCTCAGACTCTGGATCCAGCAGCGAGCAGAACATTAAGCGGGCGAAAACACAG AATGCTAATGATGCTCTGTTGAAAGAAATCAAATCTATTAATGACACACTGATCGACACAGTGGTCAGCATATCTATGGATGGGATCGCCCCTTACGATGGCGGGACAACAATCAAACTGTCTTACAGCGCCGTGTCGCTTTCACCGACCGTGAAATCACTCATTGCAACATCTGGAATG TCCCTTGTCTTGCCCGTGAAGTTATTCGTCCCAGCAGATTATCCGAGCAGCTCTCCGGTGCCTATCAGTGACGGAGGAGATGAGGTGCCAAG GAGGAATTCCAGCGCCATCTCAGCCTCGGTAGACGTGGCATTCCGGCACGCCCTCCGTGGTCTCTTGGAACCCTGGTCGATTGAGGCGGTGGCCAGGGCATGGGATGCCTGTGTGCGAAAGGCCGTGACACAGTTTGCACACCGGCTCGGCGGGGGGACGGTCAACTCGATATTTGGCGGGTGGGAAAGATGCGCTGCCGCATGA
- the LOC119365841 gene encoding mediator of RNA polymerase II transcription subunit 15a-like isoform X2, protein MASTGGDGGRHWLDDEAPDLRSRIRQTLTSKLARYYQPRYAPDSQEAQRFVANFEEVAFRGTNSKEDYMRNISSKLLIMEKKTSGLLERRMQSRSQSRLANTAQALQGGNPSVRPEAGMMATPGPTSQPMTPQTSGLVPNQHMVYPRNTNLQTEVEQKHPGVMTILDQRPKFQPKGITTVGPGVSLWQMQSGANQSQSQHASRQAQTTNFVGCSPPSVSKTAGGPNSLQNHLLGQNGSSVGKQQPQLTRMNQQSSRADQQETDMQKYQMLGAQQTNISKMQPSQLGGCNNQKDTRQTNLLRSPVEASEHEPMAPPLQQIAGAQQSTLLCQSSQNTAMMGSAREYDLIEGMFSQIKSWKDAYFSQFVELERRVVIPTLTEEQFLSLPAAKANEYKRKAYAKRSIRKILNFLLLEKSDVNEGLKLDFPKYKEDVQKLVAYIERGKAHNAEMNTGHQLRNCREQPQVINLTGNASSISGGKRQQKQPADTSILQSRQTNMARTPPPHEQSNGNHLLGIASPFSSPGSLPSCSSSLLESLTPSPVANPVIAPASRCDPLIPMDVDSISAFLLHGNSAAPAPKANGSNQVTPTKPTLPASPRQADIAAGQAEVQAGGGDRTPVTEKPIDRLMAAIRSSSPAALRSSANSIWSVLSISDTVPHGQIGTILDDTSSQQQWGGPNTARRMKRVFNHTAAHSESLPLGSMDGSCMTFECDASDSGSSSEQNIKRAKTQNANDALLKEIKSINDTLIDTVVSISMDGIAPYDGGTTIKLSYSAVSLSPTVKSLIATSGMSLVLPVKLFVPADYPSSSPVPISDGGDEVPRRNSSAISASVDVAFRHALRGLLEPWSIEAVARAWDACVRKAVTQFAHRLGGGTVNSIFGGWERCAAA, encoded by the exons ATGGCCTCCACCGGCGGAGACGGAGGCCGCCACTggctcgacgacgaggcgcccgaccTCCGCTCCCGCATCCGCCAAACCCT AACGAGCAAATTGGCCCGATATTATCAGCCTAGGTATGCCCCTGATTCCCAGGAGGCCCAGAGATTTGTTGCCAACTTCGAGGAGGTGGCATTCAGGGGGACCAACAGTAAG GAAGACTACATGAGAAACATATCAAGCAAGTTGCTCATTATGGAGAAAAAAACAAGTGGACTTCTAGAACGACGAATGCAGTCACGTAGTCAATCGCGACTTGCTAATACAGCTCAGGCTTTACAGGGAGGCAATCCTTCTGTAAGGCCAGAGGCAGGGATGATGGCTACTCCAGGGCCAACTTCTCAGCCTATGACGCCTCAAACTTCAGGCCTAGTGCCCAACCAGCACATGGTTTACCCTCGCAACACAAACTTGCAGACTGAGGTTGAGCAAAAGCACCCTGGCGTCATGACAATTCTGGATCAGCGTCCAAAGTTTCAACCCAAAGGGATCACTACAGTAGGGCCAGGTGTCAGTCTGTGGCAGATGCAATCAGGAGCCAATCAGAGTCAGAGCCAACATGCGTCCAGGCAAGCACAGACTACAAACTTTGTAGGTTGCAGCCCACCCAGTGTGTCAAAGACAGCTGGGGGACCAAATTCTCTGCAAAATCACCTACTTGGCCAAAATGGTAGTTCCGTTGGAAAGCAGCAGCCACAGCTGACAAGGATGAATCAGCAAAGTTCAAGAGCCGACCAACAAGAGACGGACATGCAAAAGTACCAAATGCTTGGAGCACAACAAACTAATATCTCCAAGATGCAGCCCAGTCAGCTTGGAGGATGTAATAATCAGAAGGATACTAGGCAGACAAATCTGTTACGGTCACCGGTCGAGGCATCTGAACATGAGCCTATGGCTCCACCTCTACAACAGATTGCCGGTGCTCAACAAAGCACTTTGCTTTGTCAGAGCTCCCAGAATACTG CTATGATGGGCAGTGCTAGAGAATACGATCTAATTGAGGGGATGTTTTCGCAG ATCAAGTCTTGGAAGGATGCTTATTTTTCGCAGTTTGTGGAACTGGAACGTCGAGTTGTTATTCCAACACTAACAGAG GAACAATTCTTGTCACTACCTGCAGCAAAAGCTAATGAATACAAACGTAAAGCATATGCCAAGAGATCAATCAGAAAGATACTGAATTTCTTGCTGTTGGAGAAAAGTGATGTAAATGAGGGTTTGAAGTTGGACTTCCCCAAGTACAAAGAAGACGTACAGAAATTGGTGGCTTATATTGAGCGGGGTAAAGCTCACAATGCAGAGATGAATACAGGACATCAGTTGCGGAACTGTCGTGAGCAGCCTCAAGTAATTAATCTTACTGGCAATGCATCCTCAATCAGTGGTGGTAAAAG ACAGCAAAAGCAACCTGCAGACACAAGCATTTTGCAGTCAAGGCAAACAAATATGGCTAGAACACCACCACCTCATGAACAGAGCAATGGCAACCACTTGCTAGGAATAGCAAGTCCTTTCTCTTCACCAGGATCATTGCCGTCTTGTTCTTCCAGTCTGCTTGAGTCCTTGACCCCCTCACCAGTTGCAAATCCAGTGATAGCACCAGCATCACGTTGTGATCCGCTGATCCCAATGGACGTTGACAGCATATCTGCCTTCTTGTTGCACGGCAATTCAGCAGCACCAGCACCAAAAGCAAACGGTTCTAACCAAGTCACTCCTACTAAACCGACATTACCAGCCTCACCACGTCAGGCAGACATAGCAGCTGGTCAAGCAGAGGTTCAGGCGGGAGGTGGAGACAGAACACCAGTGACTGAAAAGCCCATCGACCGCCTAATGGCTGCG ATACGATCTTCATCACCGGCAGCTCTACGCAGCTCAGCTAATTCAATTTGGTCTGTCCTCAGCATCAGCGACACTGTACCACATGGGCAAATTGGCACAATTTTGGATGACACATCCTCTCAGCAGCAGTGGGGTGGACCTAATACTGCGAGAAGAATGAAGCGAGTTTTCAATCATACAGCAGCACACTCTGAATCGCTACCTCTGGGAAGCATGGATGGCAGTTGCATGACATTTGAGTGTGACGCCTCAGACTCTGGATCCAGCAGCGAGCAGAACATTAAGCGGGCGAAAACACAG AATGCTAATGATGCTCTGTTGAAAGAAATCAAATCTATTAATGACACACTGATCGACACAGTGGTCAGCATATCTATGGATGGGATCGCCCCTTACGATGGCGGGACAACAATCAAACTGTCTTACAGCGCCGTGTCGCTTTCACCGACCGTGAAATCACTCATTGCAACATCTGGAATG TCCCTTGTCTTGCCCGTGAAGTTATTCGTCCCAGCAGATTATCCGAGCAGCTCTCCGGTGCCTATCAGTGACGGAGGAGATGAGGTGCCAAG GAGGAATTCCAGCGCCATCTCAGCCTCGGTAGACGTGGCATTCCGGCACGCCCTCCGTGGTCTCTTGGAACCCTGGTCGATTGAGGCGGTGGCCAGGGCATGGGATGCCTGTGTGCGAAAGGCCGTGACACAGTTTGCACACCGGCTCGGCGGGGGGACGGTCAACTCGATATTTGGCGGGTGGGAAAGATGCGCTGCCGCATGA